From the genome of Rhodothermia bacterium, one region includes:
- a CDS encoding T9SS type A sorting domain-containing protein, with the protein MNRNKRIKNFLLLGIQLCLGHVGILWAQPKAPINVVATPLRETQIQLNWRTESLNVANVLIERQQNFGNWEILTVRPTLNEISYLDTGLSNGAYYCYRMYAEGTGGRSIASDMACALTGKQIEGTPILAQIALADPVTIAVGWAVNQAENYRFRVQRRTPTGGWQTIAEELEKTVWSNTDLDELSTFCYRVQGYKTGFASEYSAEACQTTYVLTPLPVKDLILSNDATNPDHALRASWKQGDLFRNVVFEVQSRRAGESWGGTQTVVTPTFELNNLPNLTQYELRVRARRTISNITLFSEWVTSGSVNTWLAIWPGDTDGDGQVGPADITRLTNSSVYGKRSSFSGTPISTTLNWEKLSINPGNADVNVLRADANRDGLVDVYDLFPIVANYGRRVSGSPYMNTIARITEKQQADLIRQMEAQLRQDPIAGVIADDLKTLLRTWEEVQNDQTATTPKQTGLLPNFPNPFSGYTNLSWQLAEASAVKILVVDILGREQVLVNSESMSEGVHHITWQPQNLAAGTYFLVFEVNGLRTTRTIQKVR; encoded by the coding sequence GTGAATCGTAATAAACGAATAAAAAATTTCCTTTTGTTGGGCATCCAGTTGTGCTTAGGCCATGTGGGTATCTTATGGGCACAACCCAAAGCACCTATTAACGTTGTGGCAACTCCGCTACGAGAAACACAAATTCAGCTAAACTGGCGGACAGAAAGCCTGAATGTCGCCAACGTTCTAATTGAGCGCCAGCAAAACTTTGGGAACTGGGAAATACTTACCGTAAGACCAACACTGAACGAGATAAGTTATTTAGATACAGGTCTAAGCAATGGAGCCTACTATTGTTACCGCATGTATGCAGAAGGGACGGGTGGGCGCTCTATTGCGTCTGATATGGCCTGTGCATTGACCGGTAAACAAATAGAAGGAACCCCCATTTTAGCACAAATTGCCCTGGCTGATCCTGTAACCATTGCCGTTGGATGGGCGGTAAACCAAGCCGAAAACTACCGCTTTAGGGTTCAGAGACGAACGCCTACGGGGGGATGGCAAACGATTGCGGAAGAATTAGAAAAGACGGTTTGGAGCAATACCGACTTGGACGAACTTTCCACGTTTTGTTATCGGGTTCAAGGATATAAAACTGGTTTTGCCTCCGAATACAGTGCCGAGGCATGTCAGACAACCTATGTCCTGACCCCACTTCCAGTCAAAGACTTGATTTTGTCTAACGATGCCACAAACCCTGATCATGCCCTACGTGCCTCATGGAAACAAGGCGATCTATTCCGCAATGTGGTTTTTGAAGTTCAGAGCCGTCGCGCTGGCGAGTCTTGGGGCGGCACGCAAACGGTTGTAACGCCTACTTTCGAGTTGAACAATCTGCCAAATTTAACGCAATACGAACTGCGGGTGCGGGCAAGGCGGACGATCAGCAACATCACCTTATTTTCGGAGTGGGTCACATCCGGCTCTGTCAATACTTGGCTCGCCATTTGGCCCGGAGATACGGATGGCGATGGACAAGTAGGCCCAGCCGATATTACGCGCCTAACCAACAGTTCGGTATATGGCAAGCGCTCTTCGTTCTCTGGAACACCCATTTCAACGACCCTCAACTGGGAAAAACTGAGTATTAATCCGGGCAATGCAGACGTGAATGTACTTCGGGCGGATGCCAACCGAGATGGACTGGTGGATGTCTATGATCTCTTTCCGATTGTGGCCAACTATGGGCGGCGGGTATCCGGTAGCCCGTACATGAACACAATAGCCCGCATCACCGAGAAACAACAAGCGGACTTGATCCGACAAATGGAGGCACAGCTTCGTCAAGATCCCATTGCCGGGGTCATTGCAGATGATCTAAAGACGTTATTGCGCACTTGGGAAGAAGTACAAAACGACCAAACCGCTACCACCCCAAAACAGACGGGGCTTTTGCCTAATTTCCCCAACCCCTTTAGTGGATATACCAACTTGAGCTGGCAACTGGCGGAGGCCTCGGCGGTCAAGATTTTGGTTGTAGATATTTTGGGACGGGAACAGGTCTTGGTAAATAGCGAGTCCATGTCCGAAGGGGTGCATCATATAACGTGGCAACCACAAAACCTTGCCGCCGGAACCTATTTTCTGGTTTTTGAGGTCAATGGTTTGCGTACTACCCGAACCATACAAAAGGTTCGTTGA
- a CDS encoding peptidylprolyl isomerase produces MLYRFLALFLVIGLVSGCKQEKYPKADQDESDQYFRQMGDFAGSHILVAYKGAERATVTRSKDEARKIAAAILNAVKAEPEKFEAFAQKNSDDKSAAARKGDLGAWPVGAMVPDFELAVRQTEVGKIHPKVVETPFGFHIVRRNSLRTKFVGGTAILLGYKTPETPQFSRSKQEAEAKAEEIKKQLNAGNFDALAAKYNDLEKKATYWKPFTRYDQNNSEEIMPLFESLKYGEVGGPLDLKGVIGFFKRDKMNLVTAAHLLISWKGATPVPATGPNPTIKTVSRSKEEARTLANQLAIQLRQNPNQFESLVANNSDDIITMKTGGQLGTWFLGGGLPAFDSVIPKVPEGQVYATPIETEYGFHILRRMKVPPLSYKD; encoded by the coding sequence ATGCTGTATCGTTTTCTTGCCTTGTTTTTAGTGATCGGATTGGTTTCCGGTTGTAAACAAGAAAAATATCCAAAGGCTGATCAAGATGAATCTGACCAGTATTTTAGACAAATGGGCGACTTTGCCGGAAGCCATATTTTGGTTGCTTACAAAGGAGCCGAAAGGGCGACCGTTACCCGTTCTAAAGATGAGGCGCGCAAGATCGCAGCGGCCATTTTGAATGCAGTAAAAGCAGAACCTGAAAAATTTGAAGCCTTTGCCCAAAAAAACTCGGATGATAAAAGCGCAGCTGCTCGAAAAGGTGACTTAGGCGCATGGCCCGTAGGCGCAATGGTTCCAGACTTTGAACTTGCCGTTCGCCAAACTGAAGTCGGTAAAATTCATCCCAAAGTGGTCGAAACGCCGTTTGGGTTCCACATCGTCCGTCGTAACTCGCTCCGGACAAAATTTGTAGGCGGTACGGCTATTTTGCTGGGATACAAAACGCCGGAAACGCCACAGTTTTCTCGCTCAAAACAAGAGGCTGAAGCAAAAGCGGAAGAAATTAAAAAGCAGCTAAACGCTGGAAACTTCGATGCACTGGCCGCAAAATACAATGACCTCGAGAAAAAAGCCACCTATTGGAAGCCTTTTACCCGTTATGACCAGAACAACAGCGAAGAAATCATGCCGCTTTTTGAGTCCCTTAAATACGGTGAAGTAGGCGGGCCTTTAGACCTAAAAGGCGTTATTGGCTTCTTTAAACGCGATAAAATGAACCTCGTGACCGCTGCACACCTGCTGATTTCATGGAAAGGCGCAACGCCTGTTCCCGCAACAGGCCCCAATCCGACGATCAAAACCGTTAGCCGCTCAAAAGAGGAAGCACGGACATTGGCCAACCAACTCGCAATACAGTTGCGCCAAAACCCAAATCAGTTCGAATCGCTCGTGGCCAACAATAGTGATGACATCATTACGATGAAAACGGGCGGGCAATTAGGGACATGGTTCTTGGGTGGTGGACTTCCCGCTTTTGATAGCGTGATCCCTAAAGTACCTGAAGGCCAAGTTTATGCTACCCCCATCGAGACCGAATATGGCTTTCATATTCTGCGCCGGATGAAGGTTCCGCCTCTTTCCTATAAAGATTAA
- a CDS encoding long-chain fatty acid--CoA ligase → MGKAIVSFKSVPEMFIRLAEHYANSPQPALSYKNKQKKTWEDISWPEFRANIEAVAAYLYHQGVRKGDRVAILSENRPEWTTTDIATQMLGGINVSLYTTLPASEVAYILRDSGSKVFLVSTGIQLRKAEDVFEDCPDLKAVISMATPKKNVDYVTTWATMLEEGKTLWPQYATKIMAEMDALTSDDLSALIYTSGTTGNPKGVMLSHGNFCSQVEACLPRIEILEGDLHLSFLPLSHSFEQTAGYHALLAAGGRIAYAESVEAVINNLSEVHPTVLISVPRVFERAYNVIMKNVEEGSAAKKKIFAWALAAGQKVADARGAGKKPNPVLTAQYSLATKLVFSKIHQRFGGRVRFAISGGAALPAPIGNFFNAAGIPVIEGYGLTETAPVLSINPMNSPRYGTVGHVIPEVTVAIQRLSDNQIIGQLSGEDYPSNLTTEEGEIICKGPNIMKGYWNNDKATAEVIDADGWFHTGDVGKFEDGYLRITDRIKHMLVSKGGKNIYLGPIEDRFKTHQLVDQIIVIGEAREFLTALVVPNLENLSAWAKANGVAVERPSDLFTQKAVLDEFAKAFREYAKKAASHEKIRDFRLVEEPFSVDNGMMTPTLKLKRKIIEQRFSELIEGMYKDV, encoded by the coding sequence ATGGGAAAAGCTATAGTATCCTTCAAATCTGTTCCGGAAATGTTCATCCGGCTGGCTGAGCATTATGCCAACTCTCCGCAACCTGCCTTAAGCTATAAGAACAAGCAGAAGAAAACTTGGGAAGATATAAGCTGGCCGGAATTTCGTGCAAATATCGAAGCTGTTGCTGCCTATTTGTACCATCAAGGGGTTCGGAAAGGTGACCGTGTCGCGATTCTTTCGGAAAACCGTCCGGAATGGACTACGACCGACATTGCCACGCAAATGCTGGGTGGGATCAATGTTTCGCTCTATACTACCTTACCCGCCTCGGAGGTTGCGTACATCCTTAGAGACTCCGGAAGCAAGGTGTTTTTGGTCTCAACAGGCATTCAGCTCCGAAAAGCAGAAGATGTATTTGAAGACTGTCCTGATCTGAAAGCGGTTATTTCGATGGCTACGCCCAAAAAAAACGTGGACTATGTAACGACATGGGCAACGATGCTTGAAGAAGGGAAGACCCTCTGGCCACAATATGCGACCAAGATCATGGCTGAAATGGATGCTTTAACCTCGGACGATTTATCGGCACTGATCTATACCTCTGGAACCACCGGAAATCCCAAAGGGGTTATGCTCTCGCACGGCAATTTCTGCTCACAAGTAGAAGCTTGCTTGCCGAGAATCGAAATTCTTGAGGGTGACCTTCACCTTTCTTTCTTGCCGCTCTCCCATTCATTTGAACAAACTGCCGGGTATCACGCACTTTTGGCCGCTGGTGGGCGTATTGCCTATGCGGAAAGTGTGGAGGCCGTGATCAACAACCTCTCGGAAGTTCATCCAACCGTCTTGATTTCGGTGCCGCGTGTATTTGAACGTGCCTACAACGTCATCATGAAAAATGTTGAGGAAGGCTCCGCTGCCAAAAAGAAAATTTTTGCGTGGGCATTGGCGGCAGGACAAAAGGTGGCCGATGCACGCGGTGCTGGAAAAAAGCCCAATCCGGTTCTAACAGCACAATATTCCTTGGCCACCAAATTGGTCTTTTCCAAAATCCATCAACGGTTTGGGGGGCGAGTTCGGTTTGCGATTTCGGGCGGGGCGGCACTTCCGGCACCAATCGGTAATTTTTTCAATGCTGCCGGAATCCCCGTAATCGAGGGATATGGCCTTACCGAAACCGCACCAGTACTGAGTATAAATCCCATGAATAGCCCACGTTACGGGACGGTGGGACATGTGATTCCGGAGGTGACCGTAGCCATTCAGCGGCTCTCGGACAACCAGATCATCGGGCAACTCTCGGGCGAGGACTACCCAAGTAACCTCACTACCGAGGAAGGAGAAATCATCTGTAAAGGCCCAAACATCATGAAAGGCTACTGGAACAATGACAAAGCTACGGCTGAAGTGATAGACGCCGACGGCTGGTTCCATACTGGAGATGTGGGCAAGTTCGAGGATGGATATTTGCGCATTACCGACCGTATCAAGCATATGTTGGTCTCTAAAGGCGGTAAAAACATTTATCTCGGCCCTATCGAAGACCGCTTTAAGACCCATCAATTGGTGGATCAGATCATCGTAATTGGGGAAGCACGCGAATTTCTGACGGCTTTGGTCGTGCCGAATCTGGAAAATTTATCCGCATGGGCCAAAGCAAATGGCGTGGCCGTAGAACGTCCTTCCGACCTATTTACACAAAAAGCGGTACTTGATGAGTTTGCCAAAGCCTTCCGAGAATACGCTAAAAAAGCGGCTTCCCACGAGAAAATCCGTGATTTCCGTTTGGTGGAAGAGCCTTTTAGTGTGGATAATGGCATGATGACCCCCACCCTAAAACTGAAACGTAAAATCATTGAACAACGCTTTTCGGAACTTATAGAAGGCATGTACAAGGATGTCTAA